In the Verrucomicrobiia bacterium genome, one interval contains:
- the speA gene encoding biosynthetic arginine decarboxylase, with product MSENHTGQDGWSLEEARQLFHIHRWGANYFDINEAGHVVAKPLQENGAVVDLTDIIEEARGRGLKFPLLVRFQDILRHRVEALHAAFRASIAEYNYQGKYRGVFPIKVNQLREVVEEILDAGRPYQFGLEVGSKPELFAGLAIQNQPGSLIICNGYKDAAFIRMAMLGIKLGKTVITVVEKIEELRQIIQISRQFGVEPIIGIRVRLSAKGAGKWADSAGENAKFGLSTTELMEAVQMLKTEQLAHCFKLIHFHIGSQVPDILTVKKAVQEAARFYAKLHKMGFDIQYLDVGGGLGVDYDGSRSAYDSSTNYTLQEYTNDVVYYIADVCHNEGVPHPDIISESGRALVAHHSVLIMEVFGAIAKVAPQPLFKFGDHEHPLVNELLDIRKNLHKLNKLEAFHDALERKEDAHQMFMLGMLELVDKAKIESLFWEIGQAVVQCYKGGGYVPEEIRKLEDSLGDQYLCNFSVFQSLLDHWALGQLFPIMPLSRLNERPTREATLVDITCDSDGQINKFIDLNDVRDTLPLHALNGNGNGTPEPYYLGIFLMGAYQDIMGDLHNLFGRVNEVHVFLDPDEPAGYYVEEIIEGTTIAQALMSVQYDENELKRQMKAQIDEAIRSDRMKPSEGMRLLDDYERGLKEYTYLSFQP from the coding sequence ATGAGTGAGAATCACACCGGGCAGGACGGCTGGAGCCTGGAGGAGGCCCGCCAGCTTTTCCACATCCACCGCTGGGGGGCCAATTACTTCGACATCAACGAAGCCGGTCATGTGGTGGCCAAGCCGCTGCAGGAGAACGGGGCGGTGGTGGATTTGACGGACATCATCGAGGAGGCCCGCGGGCGGGGTTTGAAATTTCCGCTGCTGGTGCGTTTCCAGGACATTTTGCGCCATCGGGTGGAGGCGTTGCATGCGGCCTTCCGGGCCTCGATTGCGGAGTACAATTATCAGGGCAAATACCGCGGGGTGTTTCCGATCAAGGTGAATCAACTGCGGGAGGTGGTGGAGGAAATCCTGGATGCCGGGCGGCCGTATCAGTTTGGGCTGGAGGTGGGCAGCAAGCCGGAGCTGTTTGCCGGCCTGGCCATTCAAAACCAGCCCGGCTCGCTCATCATCTGCAACGGGTACAAGGACGCCGCGTTCATCCGCATGGCCATGCTGGGGATCAAGCTGGGCAAGACGGTCATCACCGTGGTGGAGAAGATTGAGGAGCTGCGCCAGATTATTCAGATTTCGCGCCAGTTTGGCGTGGAGCCGATCATCGGCATCCGCGTGCGGCTGTCCGCCAAGGGGGCGGGCAAGTGGGCGGACAGCGCCGGGGAAAACGCCAAGTTTGGCCTCAGCACCACCGAATTGATGGAGGCGGTGCAGATGCTCAAGACGGAGCAACTGGCCCATTGCTTCAAGCTCATTCATTTTCACATTGGCTCGCAGGTGCCGGACATTCTCACCGTCAAAAAAGCGGTGCAGGAGGCCGCCCGTTTTTATGCCAAGCTGCACAAGATGGGCTTTGACATCCAGTACCTGGATGTGGGGGGCGGCCTGGGGGTGGACTATGACGGCAGCCGCTCGGCGTACGACAGCTCCACCAATTACACGCTGCAGGAGTACACCAATGACGTGGTGTATTACATTGCCGACGTGTGCCACAATGAAGGGGTGCCCCATCCGGACATCATCAGCGAGAGCGGGCGCGCGCTGGTGGCGCATCACAGCGTGCTGATCATGGAGGTGTTTGGCGCCATCGCCAAGGTGGCCCCGCAGCCGTTGTTCAAGTTTGGCGATCACGAGCATCCGCTGGTGAATGAGCTGCTGGACATCCGCAAAAACCTGCACAAGCTCAACAAACTGGAGGCTTTCCACGATGCCCTGGAGCGGAAGGAGGACGCCCACCAGATGTTCATGCTGGGGATGCTCGAGCTGGTGGACAAGGCCAAGATTGAGAGCCTTTTCTGGGAGATTGGCCAGGCGGTGGTGCAGTGTTACAAGGGGGGCGGGTATGTGCCGGAGGAAATTCGCAAGCTGGAGGACAGCCTGGGGGATCAATACCTTTGCAACTTCTCCGTTTTTCAGTCATTGCTGGATCATTGGGCCCTGGGGCAGCTTTTCCCCATCATGCCGCTCAGCCGGCTGAATGAGCGCCCGACGCGCGAGGCCACGCTGGTGGACATCACCTGCGATTCCGACGGGCAGATCAACAAGTTCATTGATCTGAACGATGTGCGCGACACCCTGCCGCTCCATGCCCTGAACGGCAACGGCAACGGCACGCCGGAGCCGTATTATTTGGGCATATTCCTCATGGGGGCCTATCAGGACATCATGGGGGACTTGCACAATCTTTTCGGGCGGGTGAATGAAGTGCATGTCTTTCTCGATCCCGATGAGCCGGCGGGTTATTATGTGGAGGAAATCATCGAAGGCACCACCATCGCCCAGGCCCTGATGTCCGTGCAGTACGATGAGAATGAACTGAAGCGGCAGATGAAGGCGCAGATTGATGAAGCCATCCGCTCGGACCGCATGAAACCCTCCGAAGGCATGCGGTTGCTGGATGACTATGAGCGCGGACTCAAGGAGTACACCTATCTCTCCTTTCAGCCCTGA
- a CDS encoding MBL fold metallo-hydrolase: protein MRVTFYGATRTTTGSLFLLEVNRQRLLLECGLFQGRRGETMERNRNFPFDPAQIDAVILSHAHIDHCGNLPNLCRHGFTGNIYCTFATRDLASVMLEDSAQIQKADAEFVSKKRAKQGLPPVEPLYTATEAELAVRQFVAINYDRPMPVGDGVALTFRDAGHILGSAQVVLDIRENGRKYRYLFSGDVGRGNDDILRDPQPVENVDYLQIEATYGGREHTAKPQSLELLATLVSETLAQNGKVIIPSFSVGRTQQIVYELHQFTLAGRIPKVPIFVDSPLSVNATEIYRLHPECFNDRIYKFLREVANPFGMDNLTYIREQSHSMKLNELKEPAIIISASGMAEAGRIRHHLKNHIGNPANLVLFIGYCAEHTLGAQILAGRSPVNIFGEPHHVRAKVASIDAFSGHADKNELMAYVRRLDGHVKKVAVVHGEENQCLAFAESLRQWRPDAEILVPRQGDTMEV from the coding sequence ATGCGCGTCACGTTTTACGGAGCCACCCGCACCACCACGGGCTCGTTGTTTTTATTGGAAGTAAATCGCCAGCGTCTGCTGCTGGAATGCGGGCTGTTTCAAGGCCGGCGGGGGGAGACCATGGAACGCAACCGGAACTTTCCGTTTGACCCGGCGCAAATTGATGCCGTCATTCTGAGTCACGCGCACATTGATCATTGCGGCAACCTGCCCAACCTGTGCCGGCACGGATTCACCGGCAACATCTACTGCACGTTTGCCACGCGCGATCTGGCCAGCGTGATGCTGGAGGACTCGGCGCAGATTCAGAAGGCGGACGCCGAGTTTGTGTCCAAGAAACGGGCCAAGCAGGGGCTGCCGCCGGTGGAGCCGCTGTACACCGCCACCGAGGCCGAGCTGGCCGTGCGCCAGTTTGTGGCCATCAATTATGACCGTCCCATGCCGGTGGGGGACGGGGTCGCGCTGACTTTTCGCGATGCCGGCCACATCCTGGGCTCGGCGCAGGTGGTGCTGGACATTCGCGAGAACGGGCGCAAATACCGCTACCTTTTCAGCGGGGATGTGGGCCGGGGCAACGATGACATCCTGCGGGATCCGCAGCCGGTGGAGAACGTGGATTACCTGCAGATTGAAGCCACGTATGGGGGGCGCGAGCACACGGCCAAACCGCAGTCGCTCGAGCTGCTGGCCACCCTTGTCAGCGAGACGCTGGCCCAGAACGGCAAGGTCATCATTCCCAGTTTTTCGGTGGGCCGCACCCAGCAGATTGTGTATGAGCTGCATCAGTTCACACTGGCCGGGCGCATCCCCAAAGTGCCCATTTTCGTGGACAGCCCGTTGAGTGTGAATGCGACTGAAATCTACCGGCTGCATCCCGAATGTTTTAATGATCGCATCTACAAATTCCTGCGCGAGGTGGCCAACCCCTTCGGCATGGACAACCTGACTTACATCCGCGAGCAGTCGCACTCGATGAAGCTCAATGAGCTGAAGGAGCCGGCCATCATCATCAGCGCCTCCGGCATGGCGGAGGCGGGGCGCATCCGGCATCATCTCAAGAACCACATTGGCAACCCGGCCAACCTCGTGTTGTTCATCGGTTATTGCGCGGAGCACACGCTGGGCGCGCAAATTCTGGCGGGGCGTTCGCCGGTGAACATCTTTGGGGAGCCGCACCACGTCCGCGCCAAGGTGGCTTCCATTGACGCCTTCAGCGGCCATGCGGACAAAAATGAACTCATGGCCTACGTGCGCCGCCTGGACGGCCACGTCAAAAAAGTGGCGGTTGTGCATGGTGAGGAAAACCAGTGCCTCGCCTTTGCGGAGTCCCTGCGTCAATGGCGGCCGGACGCGGAGATTCTGGTGCCCCGGCAGGGCGACACGATGGAGGTGTGA
- a CDS encoding MFS transporter, producing the protein MHANTSADAPRTGGTFDGVTRYHWLLVIIASCGWLFDCMDQRLFILARQPALTELAAHEYTQKRHCSACGVPIKNQAKTDRCGECQDKGRTAATPAAPAPDKLKQVIARDAKNYGGWATTCMIIGWATGGIFFGMMSDKWGRVKTMVATLLVYSGFTGLSGLAQTWEQFMVFRFLVGLGVGGMFGAATTLVAESVPTNFRSVALGSLQALSATGNMTGSGISLLIPPGAENFVGHYAGWRVLFFVGILPALLAIPMIFILKEPEAWKKAKEAARQGQKDKQVGSPLEMLKHPRWRRHALIGLLLGVSGMIGLWGIGFFSPELISEALKGDYPAQVVDRVRGLGTLLQDAGAFVGMMVFTALASRWGRKPAFLVSFLTCLVVVAFVFNFLRKPTDAYWMLPLLGFATLSVFAGYSIYFPELFPTRLRGTGVGFCYNTVRYLAAPAPALFGYLTTLMDFRLVATLMCSVFLIGLVALIWAPETKDKPLPED; encoded by the coding sequence ATGCACGCGAATACTTCAGCAGACGCGCCCCGCACCGGCGGCACATTTGACGGGGTCACCCGCTATCACTGGCTGCTGGTCATCATTGCCTCCTGCGGCTGGTTGTTTGATTGCATGGACCAGCGATTGTTCATCCTGGCCCGGCAGCCGGCGCTGACCGAGCTGGCGGCGCACGAGTACACGCAAAAGCGCCATTGCAGCGCCTGCGGCGTGCCCATCAAGAATCAGGCCAAGACAGACCGTTGCGGCGAGTGCCAGGACAAAGGCCGCACGGCCGCCACGCCTGCGGCGCCTGCGCCGGACAAGTTGAAACAGGTCATTGCGCGGGACGCCAAAAATTATGGCGGCTGGGCCACCACGTGCATGATCATTGGGTGGGCCACGGGCGGCATTTTCTTTGGCATGATGAGCGACAAATGGGGCCGGGTGAAAACGATGGTGGCCACCCTGCTGGTGTATTCCGGATTCACCGGTTTATCGGGTCTGGCCCAGACGTGGGAGCAGTTCATGGTCTTCCGCTTTCTGGTGGGCCTGGGCGTGGGCGGCATGTTTGGCGCCGCCACCACGCTGGTGGCGGAGAGTGTGCCCACCAATTTCCGTTCGGTGGCGCTGGGGTCCTTGCAGGCGTTGTCCGCCACCGGCAACATGACCGGCTCGGGCATCAGCCTGCTCATTCCGCCGGGGGCGGAAAATTTCGTGGGTCATTATGCGGGCTGGCGGGTGCTGTTTTTTGTGGGCATTCTGCCGGCCCTGCTGGCCATTCCCATGATTTTCATCCTCAAGGAGCCCGAGGCGTGGAAAAAGGCCAAGGAAGCCGCCCGGCAGGGGCAGAAGGACAAGCAGGTGGGGTCCCCCCTGGAGATGCTCAAACATCCGCGGTGGCGGCGGCACGCGCTCATCGGGCTGCTGCTGGGGGTTTCGGGCATGATTGGGCTGTGGGGGATCGGCTTTTTCTCGCCGGAATTGATCAGCGAGGCTTTGAAGGGGGATTATCCGGCGCAGGTGGTGGACCGGGTGCGCGGGCTGGGGACGTTGTTGCAGGATGCCGGCGCCTTTGTGGGGATGATGGTGTTTACGGCGCTGGCCTCGCGCTGGGGACGCAAGCCGGCGTTTCTGGTCTCCTTCCTGACGTGTTTGGTGGTGGTGGCGTTTGTGTTCAATTTCCTGCGCAAACCCACGGACGCCTACTGGATGCTGCCGCTGCTGGGGTTTGCCACGTTGTCGGTGTTTGCCGGCTACTCGATTTACTTCCCCGAATTATTTCCCACCCGCCTGCGGGGCACGGGGGTGGGGTTCTGCTATAACACGGTGCGCTATCTGGCGGCGCCGGCGCCGGCGTTGTTTGGTTATCTGACCACGTTGATGGATTTCCGGCTGGTGGCCACCCTGATGTGCAGCGTGTTTCTGATTGGGTTGGTGGCTTTGATCTGGGCGCCGGAAACCAAGGACAAACCCCTGCCGGAGGATTGA
- a CDS encoding CotH kinase family protein, protein MNHKHPGWRVMMGLILALGGFFWHALAQPADGFPPFGPGGGPMGGRGFNRGPGGPGGGLGPDGMGGVQERYALVSKFDKNNDQRLDAAERKAAREFIQQEKAAGRGPRLPGPGPMRRAVDTTPPPPGPSVSPADVPKCPDKPLYDLGTVRTLFFYFENQDWEQELEDFYHTDVDVPARLVVDGREYRDVGMRFRGASSYFTVPRGYKRSLNVSLDFAHDEQRLMGVRTLNLLNSHNDPSYLRSVLYLQAAREYVPAPEANLVHVVINGESWGIFVNVEQFNKDFIKKWFGTTHGARWKVPGSPQGRGGLEYLGDKAEPYKKIYEIKSKDEPASWEALIRLCRVLNQTPTNELEKALAPLLEVDGVLKFLALENVFINNDGYWTRASDYNLYLDEKGRFHVLPYDSNETFQPAMRFGPMDGGRRGLRGGGNPARGVELEPLAGADDPRKPLLSKLLAVPALRERYLKYVRQIAEKHLDWKKIEPLATALQKKIAPIVKADTHKLESYQAFERSLAYEMEGDTSAAPPPLAGGFGPPGFRGPPGGNLSLKNFVVQRRVYLLEATARP, encoded by the coding sequence GTGAATCATAAACATCCCGGCTGGCGGGTGATGATGGGGCTGATTCTGGCGCTGGGGGGATTTTTCTGGCATGCGCTGGCCCAGCCTGCTGATGGTTTTCCCCCCTTCGGCCCGGGTGGAGGACCGATGGGCGGCCGTGGTTTTAATCGGGGTCCGGGCGGCCCGGGCGGCGGCTTAGGTCCCGATGGCATGGGGGGCGTGCAGGAGCGTTACGCCCTGGTCAGCAAGTTTGACAAAAACAACGATCAGCGCCTCGACGCCGCGGAGCGCAAAGCCGCCCGCGAGTTCATTCAACAGGAAAAAGCCGCCGGCCGCGGCCCGCGCCTGCCGGGGCCAGGCCCCATGCGCCGGGCCGTGGATACCACCCCGCCCCCGCCTGGCCCCTCTGTCTCCCCCGCCGACGTGCCGAAATGTCCGGACAAGCCACTCTACGACTTGGGAACCGTCCGCACGCTATTTTTCTATTTTGAAAACCAGGACTGGGAGCAGGAACTGGAAGATTTTTATCATACGGATGTGGACGTGCCCGCCCGCCTGGTGGTGGACGGCCGGGAATATCGGGACGTGGGGATGCGCTTTCGCGGGGCCTCGTCCTATTTCACCGTGCCCCGCGGGTACAAACGGTCCCTGAATGTTTCCCTGGATTTTGCCCATGACGAGCAGCGGCTGATGGGGGTGCGAACGCTGAATCTCCTCAACTCCCACAATGATCCCTCCTACCTGCGCTCGGTTTTATACCTGCAGGCCGCAAGGGAATACGTCCCCGCTCCAGAAGCCAACCTCGTGCACGTGGTCATCAACGGCGAAAGCTGGGGCATTTTCGTGAACGTGGAGCAGTTCAATAAAGACTTCATCAAAAAATGGTTCGGCACCACCCACGGCGCCCGCTGGAAAGTGCCCGGCAGCCCCCAGGGCCGCGGGGGCCTGGAATACCTCGGCGACAAGGCCGAGCCGTACAAAAAGATTTATGAAATCAAAAGCAAGGACGAGCCGGCAAGCTGGGAGGCGCTCATCAGACTCTGCCGTGTCCTGAATCAAACCCCCACCAATGAGCTGGAAAAGGCCCTGGCGCCCCTGCTGGAAGTGGACGGCGTGCTGAAGTTTCTGGCGCTGGAAAATGTGTTCATCAACAACGATGGCTACTGGACCCGCGCCAGCGACTACAACCTCTATCTGGATGAAAAGGGCCGCTTCCACGTCCTGCCCTATGACAGCAACGAAACGTTCCAGCCCGCCATGCGCTTCGGCCCGATGGATGGCGGACGCCGCGGCCTGCGCGGGGGCGGCAACCCCGCCCGGGGTGTGGAATTGGAGCCGCTGGCGGGCGCCGATGATCCCCGCAAGCCGCTGTTAAGCAAATTGCTCGCCGTCCCCGCCCTCCGCGAACGTTATTTGAAATATGTGCGGCAGATCGCGGAGAAACACCTGGATTGGAAGAAAATCGAGCCGCTCGCCACCGCCCTGCAAAAGAAAATCGCGCCCATCGTAAAAGCCGACACGCACAAACTGGAGTCCTACCAGGCTTTCGAGCGTTCCCTGGCTTATGAGATGGAAGGTGACACCTCGGCAGCACCGCCCCCTCTGGCTGGCGGCTTTGGCCCGCCGGGATTCCGCGGGCCGCCCGGCGGCAACCTGAGCCTCAAAAATTTTGTGGTGCAGCGGCGGGTCTATCTCCTGGAGGCCACCGCCCGCCCGTAA
- a CDS encoding ABC-2 family transporter protein encodes MGHVLHADSTSFFQRLARYAGLYAAMWRNALIREMGFKVNFLLWIVVELLWFALQITFFMVLYTHTDAIGTWTRWQVVMLVGASHFIQQVFTALFLNNCVQLSEHVRTGRLDFLLLLPVNTRFVVSLRHVDWGSYVNAATAVVVMVYAARQLGLRPSPAELAGFGVLLVAGILIHYSLMYMLACISFWTVRAQGIVWSYYNLFNLARFPDEAFRGLFKVAFTYALPVLLVVNVPVKLLVAKLRSPWELVLLLGMSLLLLWISEKFWRLSLRRYTSASA; translated from the coding sequence GTGGGCCACGTTCTCCACGCAGACAGTACTTCCTTCTTCCAGCGCCTGGCGCGCTACGCCGGCCTTTACGCGGCCATGTGGCGCAATGCGCTCATCCGCGAGATGGGCTTCAAGGTGAATTTCCTGCTGTGGATCGTGGTGGAGCTGCTGTGGTTTGCCCTGCAGATCACCTTTTTCATGGTGCTTTACACGCACACGGACGCCATCGGCACCTGGACGCGCTGGCAGGTGGTGATGCTGGTGGGGGCCAGTCATTTCATTCAGCAGGTGTTCACGGCGCTGTTTCTCAACAATTGCGTGCAACTTTCCGAGCATGTCCGCACCGGGCGGCTGGACTTTCTCCTGTTGCTGCCGGTGAACACGCGCTTTGTGGTGTCGCTGCGGCATGTGGACTGGGGCAGCTACGTCAACGCCGCCACCGCGGTGGTGGTGATGGTTTATGCGGCCCGCCAACTCGGCTTGCGCCCGTCGCCGGCCGAGCTGGCGGGTTTCGGCGTGCTGTTGGTGGCCGGCATACTGATTCACTACTCCCTGATGTACATGCTGGCGTGCATCAGCTTCTGGACGGTGCGCGCGCAGGGCATCGTGTGGAGCTACTACAATCTCTTCAACCTGGCGCGGTTTCCGGACGAGGCGTTTCGGGGCCTGTTCAAGGTGGCCTTCACCTATGCGCTGCCGGTGCTGCTGGTGGTCAATGTGCCGGTGAAATTGTTGGTGGCCAAACTGCGCTCGCCGTGGGAGCTGGTGCTGCTGCTGGGCATGAGTCTGCTGCTGTTGTGGATTTCCGAGAAGTTCTGGCGGCTGTCCCTGCGGCGTTACACCAGCGCCAGCGCCTGA
- a CDS encoding glycosyltransferase — MRFSIITPSFRSGAWLKLCIASVADQTVPHEHLVQDAGSDDGTLDWLLQDSRVQAFVEKDQGMYDAINRGLRRARGEYLAYLNCDEQYLPGALAAVTDYFDRHPQTDVLLADAIIVNPQGEYLCHRQALTPRRAHTWVSGNLSLLTCATFFRRRLLERGLYFNPAYRDLGDAEWVLRLIDAGVRFDCLPLVTTAFTDTGENMNLKPNARRERALLQASAPAWARWLRPLIILHHRWRRLWAGHYFVPPCTYAIYTRQSPERRVTFHVARPTAVHRRHPGSGG, encoded by the coding sequence ATGCGTTTTTCCATCATCACACCTTCCTTTCGCAGTGGAGCCTGGCTCAAGCTCTGCATCGCCTCGGTGGCGGATCAAACCGTGCCCCATGAGCATTTGGTGCAGGATGCCGGCTCGGACGATGGCACCCTCGACTGGCTCCTCCAGGATTCCCGCGTCCAGGCCTTCGTGGAAAAAGACCAGGGCATGTATGACGCCATCAACCGAGGTCTGCGCCGCGCCCGCGGCGAATACCTGGCCTACCTGAACTGCGACGAACAATACCTGCCCGGCGCGCTGGCCGCAGTGACCGATTACTTCGACCGCCATCCGCAAACCGATGTCCTGCTGGCCGATGCCATCATTGTCAACCCGCAGGGCGAATACCTCTGTCACCGGCAGGCGCTGACCCCCCGCCGGGCGCACACGTGGGTTTCCGGCAACCTCTCCCTGCTGACGTGCGCCACCTTTTTCCGGCGGCGCCTGCTGGAGCGCGGCCTGTATTTCAATCCCGCCTACCGGGATTTGGGGGACGCCGAATGGGTGCTCCGTCTGATTGATGCTGGCGTGCGCTTTGACTGTCTGCCGCTGGTCACCACCGCCTTCACGGACACGGGCGAGAACATGAATCTCAAACCCAACGCCCGGCGCGAGCGGGCCTTGTTGCAGGCCAGCGCCCCGGCGTGGGCGCGCTGGTTGCGGCCCCTGATCATCCTGCATCACCGCTGGCGGCGGCTATGGGCCGGGCATTATTTCGTGCCGCCGTGCACCTACGCCATTTACACCCGGCAATCCCCGGAGCGGCGGGTGACCTTCCATGTGGCCCGCCCCACCGCCGTGCACCGGCGGCACCCGGGCTCCGGGGGTTGA
- a CDS encoding MBL fold metallo-hydrolase, whose amino-acid sequence MAVRWTILGSGSAGNCAYLEAGNTRLLIDAGLSARQIRLRLAALGRVVESLSGILITHEHSDHTEALKVLAARHDIPIYCNRFTREAIEAQLGLRLACRVFETGSAFSVGEVEVESFSVPHDAQDPVGFLVRTNAGNVGVITDLGHVTRLVLERMRPAHVLLVEANHDVRLLQEDTKRPWATKQRILSRHGHLSNEAAAAMVESLAGENLQHVFLGHLSRDCNRPELAHAAVAQRLDALGAQHIRLATAAQDVPTPELVL is encoded by the coding sequence GTGGCGGTGCGTTGGACCATTCTGGGCAGCGGCTCAGCCGGCAATTGCGCGTATCTTGAGGCCGGCAACACCCGCTTGTTGATTGACGCCGGCCTGAGCGCCCGGCAAATCCGGCTGCGCCTGGCGGCGCTGGGGCGGGTGGTGGAGTCCCTCTCGGGCATTCTCATCACCCATGAACACAGCGACCACACCGAGGCATTGAAGGTGCTGGCCGCCCGCCATGACATCCCGATCTACTGCAACCGCTTCACCCGCGAAGCCATCGAAGCCCAACTGGGCCTGCGGCTGGCCTGCCGGGTGTTTGAAACCGGCAGCGCCTTCTCCGTCGGCGAGGTGGAGGTGGAATCGTTCAGCGTGCCGCACGATGCCCAGGACCCCGTGGGCTTCCTGGTGCGCACCAACGCCGGCAACGTGGGGGTCATCACCGACCTGGGGCATGTCACCCGCCTCGTCCTGGAGCGGATGCGCCCGGCCCATGTCCTGCTCGTGGAGGCCAATCACGATGTGCGGCTGCTGCAGGAGGACACCAAACGCCCCTGGGCCACCAAACAACGCATCCTCAGCCGGCATGGCCATTTGTCCAACGAGGCCGCGGCCGCCATGGTGGAATCGCTGGCGGGCGAAAACCTGCAACACGTCTTCCTGGGGCATTTGAGCCGCGATTGCAACCGCCCGGAGCTGGCGCATGCGGCCGTGGCCCAACGGCTGGACGCCCTTGGCGCGCAGCACATCCGGCTGGCCACCGCGGCGCAGGACGTGCCCACACCGGAGCTGGTGTTATAA
- a CDS encoding dihydroorotase — protein sequence MNSLLLTGGRLVDPAQKVDQVADLLILDGRVAAWGAPGSVTAPPTVPRLDIHGLVVSPGLIDIHVHLREPGQSAKETIATGTRAAAAGGFTTVVCMPNTNPAIDNASAVALVHEKSARDAVVNVLVAGAISKNIAGEELAPIGSLKQAGVVAITDDGHCVQNNELMRRALEYARMFDLPVLDHCQDYSIVTDGVMHEGYWNLVLGLRGWPAAGEELIVQRNILMAEITGATVHCQHISSAGSVRLLREARRRGVPISGEACPHHFTLTDAAVAGSDSFWPEDGRALAATQGDTLPAWPRYDTHFKMNPPLRTAADREAILDGLADGTLEIIGSDHAPHCDFEKEVEFDYAPFGVTGLETELPLSLMQLYHAGRLGLADVLAKFTVNPARLLRLATKGSLAVGMDGDVTVIDPAREWTFRREDSASKSRNTPFHGWRLKGRAVVTIVGGQVVWQAPA from the coding sequence ATGAATTCGTTGCTGCTCACCGGCGGGCGGTTGGTGGACCCCGCGCAAAAGGTGGATCAAGTTGCAGATTTACTCATCCTCGATGGCCGCGTGGCGGCCTGGGGTGCGCCCGGCTCGGTGACGGCGCCCCCCACCGTGCCCCGGCTGGATATCCACGGGCTGGTGGTGAGTCCCGGATTGATTGACATTCACGTGCACCTCCGCGAGCCGGGGCAGTCAGCCAAGGAAACCATCGCCACCGGCACGCGCGCGGCGGCCGCCGGCGGCTTCACCACCGTGGTGTGCATGCCCAACACCAATCCCGCCATTGACAACGCCAGCGCCGTGGCGCTGGTGCATGAAAAATCGGCGCGCGACGCCGTGGTCAATGTCCTGGTGGCGGGCGCGATTTCCAAAAACATTGCCGGAGAGGAGCTGGCCCCCATCGGCTCCTTGAAACAGGCGGGGGTGGTGGCCATCACCGATGACGGTCATTGCGTGCAAAACAACGAGCTCATGCGCCGTGCGCTCGAGTATGCGCGCATGTTTGATCTGCCGGTGCTGGACCATTGCCAGGATTATTCCATCGTCACCGACGGGGTGATGCATGAGGGGTACTGGAATCTGGTGCTGGGGTTGCGCGGCTGGCCGGCCGCCGGCGAGGAATTGATCGTGCAACGCAACATTCTCATGGCGGAAATCACCGGCGCCACCGTGCATTGCCAGCACATCAGCTCGGCCGGCAGTGTCCGCCTCCTCCGCGAGGCGCGCCGCCGCGGCGTGCCCATCTCCGGCGAGGCCTGCCCGCATCACTTCACCCTCACCGATGCCGCCGTGGCGGGCAGCGACAGTTTCTGGCCGGAGGATGGCCGCGCCCTGGCCGCCACGCAGGGCGACACATTGCCCGCCTGGCCGCGGTACGACACCCATTTCAAGATGAATCCCCCGCTCCGCACCGCGGCGGATCGCGAGGCCATCCTCGATGGACTGGCAGATGGCACGCTGGAGATCATCGGCAGCGATCATGCGCCGCACTGCGACTTCGAAAAGGAGGTGGAGTTCGATTACGCGCCCTTCGGCGTGACGGGCCTGGAAACCGAGCTGCCGCTCTCCCTCATGCAACTGTATCACGCCGGCCGCCTGGGGCTGGCTGATGTCTTGGCCAAATTCACCGTCAATCCCGCGCGCCTGCTGCGCCTGGCCACCAAAGGCAGCCTGGCCGTGGGCATGGACGGCGATGTGACGGTCATTGACCCCGCCCGTGAGTGGACCTTCCGCCGTGAGGACTCCGCCAGCAAATCCCGGAACACCCCCTTCCACGGCTGGCGGCTTAAAGGACGCGCCGTCGTTACGATCGTGGGCGGGCAGGTGGTATGGCAGGCTCCCGCGTGA